The following are from one region of the Gloeomargarita lithophora Alchichica-D10 genome:
- a CDS encoding slr1659 superfamily regulator, producing MNWWEQELSGAGYRVYGEQEPARLVLEGSLRLNGMAEYQPLTDWLTQVVTAAPPEVIVDVRQLKFLNSSGINVLSRFVIQVRQTGTIHLRVQCNENIPWQHKSLVNLQRLLPTLQLDFCHES from the coding sequence ATGAATTGGTGGGAACAGGAATTGAGTGGAGCCGGTTATCGGGTTTATGGAGAACAAGAACCAGCCCGATTGGTGCTTGAGGGGTCACTGCGGCTGAATGGCATGGCCGAGTACCAACCCCTGACCGATTGGTTGACTCAGGTCGTGACAGCGGCTCCCCCCGAAGTGATTGTGGATGTGCGGCAACTCAAGTTTCTCAATAGTTCGGGGATTAATGTATTGTCCCGGTTTGTGATTCAAGTACGACAGACTGGAACTATTCATCTCAGGGTACAATGTAACGAGAATATTCCTTGGCAACATAAATCCTTAGTCAATTTGCAACGGCTATTACCCACTCTTCAATTGGATTTTTGCCATGAATCCTGA
- a CDS encoding slr1658 superfamily regulator: MTRVYGAFIEPLNHCREYLTLVFSPLTVPLTERWRTNSMSANFMADYVTHLFPDGQWPLLLSYGLVDLHGAVNYIVNELLENAMKFSAPDSTSPVTISLEIYSEQLIVRVQNSITPATAERLQEMIDQISLNSPQELYLQKVEANAVGDGQGSGLGYLTIINDYEAHLGWKILPGIPDWQVTTLVQLTHPRGEQ; this comes from the coding sequence ATGACTAGAGTTTACGGCGCATTTATAGAACCCCTTAACCACTGTCGGGAGTACTTGACTTTGGTGTTTTCCCCATTGACAGTTCCTTTAACGGAACGTTGGCGCACTAATAGTATGTCTGCGAATTTTATGGCCGATTATGTAACCCATTTATTCCCGGATGGTCAATGGCCGTTACTGCTCAGTTATGGCTTAGTTGATCTCCATGGAGCGGTTAATTATATCGTTAATGAACTTTTGGAAAATGCCATGAAATTCAGTGCTCCAGATTCAACTTCACCAGTGACCATTAGCTTAGAAATTTACTCAGAGCAGTTAATTGTGCGGGTACAAAATTCGATAACTCCAGCAACGGCAGAACGCTTACAGGAAATGATTGACCAGATTTCACTGAATTCGCCCCAAGAACTTTATTTACAAAAGGTAGAGGCCAATGCGGTCGGAGATGGTCAAGGTTCTGGCTTGGGGTATTTAACTATTATCAATGACTATGAAGCCCATCTCGGTTGGAAAATTTTGCCAGGGATACCGGATTGGCAAGTAACAACTTTGGTGCAATTAACTCATCCGCGAGGTGAACAATGA
- a CDS encoding plastocyanin/azurin family copper-binding protein, with product MLAKLTRGLLLGLMVVLTWLGTGQVAFAQTYQVKMGADNGMLAFQPAKLTIKTGDTVEWLNNKLPPHNVVFAAVPNGDKELASKLSQQGLVY from the coding sequence ATGTTGGCTAAACTGACACGGGGTCTGCTGTTGGGACTGATGGTGGTTTTGACCTGGTTGGGGACGGGGCAGGTGGCATTTGCCCAAACCTACCAAGTAAAAATGGGAGCGGATAATGGTATGTTGGCCTTCCAACCTGCCAAATTGACCATCAAAACCGGCGATACGGTGGAGTGGCTCAATAACAAATTGCCTCCCCACAATGTAGTTTTTGCTGCCGTTCCCAACGGAGACAAGGAGTTGGCTAGTAAGCTTTCCCAGCAGGGTTTGGTGTATA
- a CDS encoding plastocyanin/azurin family copper-binding protein, which produces MGDSYHVTFGGDLPPGTYSYYCTPHRGAGMQGKIVVEG; this is translated from the coding sequence GTGGGGGATAGTTACCACGTTACCTTTGGCGGCGACCTACCTCCAGGTACTTATAGCTACTACTGCACGCCTCACCGGGGGGCTGGGATGCAGGGTAAAATTGTGGTGGAAGGCTAA